TGAGTGCACCGCTGCTCGAGGTCGAGGGGCTCCACGTCGCGTTCGGCGACGCGGAGCCCGTCGTCCGTGACGTCTCCTTCACCCTGACGCCCGGCCGCGTGCTCGCCCTCGTCGGCGAGTCCGGCTCGGGCAAGTCCGTCAGCGCGATGAGCGTGCTCGGCCTGCTCCCGCCGGAGGCCCGCGTCACCGGCAGCATCCGCTTCCGCGGCACCGAGCTCGTCGGGGCGTCGGACGACGAGCTCCGAGCGGTCCGCGGGGCCGGCATCGGCGTCGTGTTCCAGGAGCCGATGAACTCCTTCACCCCCGTGCTCTCGATCGGCACCCAGATCGCCGAGGCGATCACGGCCCACCCGACGGACCTCGACCGACGCGGTGTGTCCGCGCGGACCGACGAACTCCTCCGCGCGGCCGGGCTCCCGGACCCGCAGCGGATCCGGAAGGCCTACCCGCACGAGCTCTCCGGCGGCCAGCTCCAGCGCGCGATGATCGCGATGGCCCTCGCCGGTGACCCGGTCGCCCTCATCGCCGACGAGCCGACCACCGCGCTCGACGTCACGGTGCAGGCGGGCATCCTCGACCTGCTCCGCACGCTCGGTCGCGAGCGCGACCTCGCCGTGCTGCTCATCACGCACGACATGGGCGTGGTGGCGGACGTCGCCGACGAGGTGCTCGTGATGCGGCGCGGCGACCCGGTCGAGCACGGGACCGTCGCCGAGGTGTTCGCGCACCCGGACGCCGACTACACGCGGGCACTCCTCGCGGCGGTACCGGCCCTGGAGGCGCGACCCACCTCCGCACCGCACGCTGCGGACGGTGGGACGGTCGCGTCCACCGCGCCGGCCGACGAGACGGAGACGAGCCGCGCCTCCCGGCCCCTCGTCGCGCAGCTGCGCGACGTCGCCGTGCGCTACGCGCGCCGCGGTGACCCGACCGTCTCCGGCATCGACCTGACGCTCCGCGCGGGCGAGACGCTCGGACTCGTGGGGGAGTCGGGGTCCGGGAAGTCCACCATCGGGCGTGCGCTCGCCGGTCTCGTGCCGGTCGTCGCGGGGTCCGTCGAGGTGGACGGCAGCGACCTCCGCACCGCTCGTGGTGCACGCCTGCGCGAGCTCCGCAGCCGGGTGGGCATCGTCTTCCAGGACCCCGCGTCCTCGCTCAACCCGCGACAGACCATCGGGTGGAGCATCGCCGAGCCCCTCCTCGTGCACGGCACGGCCTCGGCGGCGGACCGTGCCGAACGGGTCCGCGAGCTGCTCGTGGCGGTCCAGCTCGACCCGTCGTGGGCCGAGCGCTTCCCGCACCAGCTCTCCGGCGGGCAGCGGCAGCGCGTGGCGGTCGCCCGGGCCCTCGCGCTCCGGCCCGCGCTCGTGATCGCCGACGAACCGACCTCGGCGCTGGACGTCACCGTGCAGGCCGCCGTGCTCGACCTCCTCGCGGCACTGCAGCAGGACTTCGGCTTCGGCATGCTCCTCATCAGCCACGACCTCGCCGTGGTGCGGCAGCTCGCCGACGAGGTGGTCGTGCTGCACGACGGCCGCGTGGTCGAGCGCGGCACGACCGACGCCGTGCTCGACGATCCGCAGCAGGACTACACGCGCATGCTCCTCGCGGCAGCGCCCGTCGCCGACCCGGCGCGACAGGCCGCCCGCCGCGAGGCCTGGCGCGCGTGGGAAGGGGTGGCCTCGTGACCGCCAACGTCGTCGACCGTCCGGTCGCGGCAGCCGCGAACCGGAGCACCGGCTTCCGCGCCGTCGTCCGCCGCGTGCGTCAGGACCGCTGGGCGGTCGCGTCCGCGGTCGTCATCGTGGTGTTCGTCGTCGTGGCGCTCGCGGCGCCGCTCATCGCCGCCGTCACCGGCCAGGACCCGTACGGGTACCACATCGACGCGCTCAACTCGTTCGGCGCCCCGCGCGGGGTCGGCGGCGGGATCAGCGGCGAGCACTGGTTCGGGGTCGAGCCCCTGACCGGGCGCGACCTGTTCGCGATCGTCACCTACGGTGCCCGCACCTCGCTCGGCATCGGGATCGCCGCGACGATCGTGTCGATCGTCATCGGCGTGCTCGTCGGCGTGACGACCGGGTTCTTCGGCGGCTGGTACGACCGCGTCCTCTCCCGTGTCGTCGACGTCATCTTCGGCTTCCCGTCGCTCGTCTTCATGATCGCCCTGACCGCGATCGTCCCGACGTCGTTCCCGAAGCCCGTGCTCGTCGTCCTCGTCATCGGGTTCTTCGGGTGGCCCTCGGTCGCCCGTGTCGTGCGCGGGCAGACGCTGTCGCTCGTCACCCGGAACTACGTCGTCGCCTCCACCGCGATGGGCGCCGGGCGCTGGCACGTCATCCGGACGCAGCTGCTGCCGAACCTCGCCGCGACGATCACCGTCTACGCGACGATCTCGATCCCGTCGATGATCGGCGCCGAGGCCGCGCTGTCGTTCCTCGCCGTCGGCGTCACCCCGCCGACGCCGTCGTGGGGCCGCAGCATCGGCGACGCGATCGGTTGGGTGCAGACCGACCCGATGTACCTCGTGTTCCCGGGCCTTGCGCTGTTCCTCATCACCCTGGCGTTCAACGTGCTCGGCGACGCCCTGCGCGACGCCCTCGACCCGCGGAGGAGCAACCGGTGACCACCTTCCGCTTCATCGCGATCCGTGTGCTCGGCGCAGCAGTCGTCCTGCTCGTCGTGGCCGCGATCACCTACGCCCTGTTCATGCTGCTGCCGACGAACCCGGCGCGCGCGATCTGCGACAAGCCCTGCACGCCGGACCGGCTGCGCGAGGTGCAGGCGTTCCTCGGGACGGACAAGCCGTGGATCGCCCAGTTCGGGGCCTACCTCGCGGGCATCTTCACCGGGCGGGCGTTCGGGTCCGGCGCCTCCGTCATACACTGCGCGGCGCCCTGCTTCGGGTACTCGTTCCAGCTCCACGACAGCGTCACGAACCTCATCCTCACGCGCCTGCCCGTCACCGCCTCGATCGCCGTCGGGGCAGCCGTGCTCTGGCTCGTCGCCGGGGTGGCCGGCGGCGCGCTGTCGGCACTGCGCCGAGGGACGTACGTCGACCGCACGGTCATGACGATCGCCGTCGCCGGGGTGTCCGCGCCGTCGTACCTCGTCGGGCTGCTGGCGATCCTGCTGTTCGGGTTCGTGCTCGGCGTCCTGCCCACCAGCGGCTACGTCGCGTTCGGGGACGATCCCGTCGGGTGGTTCACGCACCTCGTCCTGCCGTGGTGCGTGCTCGCGTTCATCAGTGCGGCGATCTACGCCCGGCTGACCCGGGGCGAGATGCTCGAGTCGATGTCGCAGGACTTCGTCCGGACCGCCCGCGCGAAGGGCCTCCGCGAACGCCAGGTCGTCGTGCGCCACGGGCTGCGGACGGCGATCCTCCCCGTGGTGACGCTGTTCGGACTGGACCTCGGGTCGCTGCTCGGCGGTGCCGTCATCACCGAGAAGGTGTTCTCGATGCAGGGGCTCGGTGCGCTGCTCATCGACGCGGTGCACACGCTCGACCTGCAGGTCGTCGTGGGGTTCACGCTGTTCTCTGCGCTGCTCATCGTCACGGCGAACGTGATCGTCGACGTCGTGTACGCGTTCGTCGACCCGCGGGTGCGCCGCCGGGCCTAGGGGGGGGCGCGGCGCGGCCGGGCCGCAGCGTGCGAGGTTCCGCGCAGCACCGGTGGCGCAGTGGGTCGAGCGGACTCAGCCGTCGACCGGCTCCGCGGACCGTGCAGCCCGGACGACCTGCCAGACCGCGAGGGCGACGACGGTGGCCCCAGCGGCCCCGGCGATCCACGATCCGGCGACCCCGAGCACGGGTTCGGTCTCGCAGGTGCTCGTGCCCTGGCCGGGAGCGGCATCGGAGCAGCTGGTCACCTGGACCAGGACCAACCACAGCACCGTCACGGCCACGATGACGGCGACCGTGCTCCACCCCACCACTCGCTCCACGACCCGCTCCGTCCCCGACGTCATCAGTGACGACCAGGCTCGCACGGTCCGGGCGGCCCGTCGGTCTCGATCGTGCAACAGGACGCGGCCGTCGAGGGCTCAGACGCCGTCCCACCACCGCAGCACTCGCGTGCCCACGAGCGTGAGCCAGCGGGACGGCTCGCCGGCGGGCACGTCCACCTCGAACCACTGCCGGCCCGGCGGGCGGACGCCCTGGAGCCACCGTCGGTCAGCACCACGGGCAGCGCGGACCACCTCGATCGCCTCGGCGGCGCGGGGGTCCGGCGCCGCCTCGTCCCGGAGCGCCGCGGCCCGGAGGTGGTCGGTCGCGCGGAGCACGCTGTACCTCCAGCGGAACGGGTACGCGAACTCCGTGGCCCAGGGGCCGACGAGCGCGCCGTCGGACTTCCGGTGGAGCAGTCGTCGGTCGAGGAGGTAGTCGGCGCCTCGGTGGCGGGCGTCCCGGAGCTCGGCCGCGCGGGGATGCCGTCCGTCGGTCAGGACCTCGTGTTGCAGGAGCCCCTCGAGCACGTTGAGGGTCGAGTGGAACGACGAGACCGTCGAGCCCTCGACCCACTCGCAGTTCCACCCGCCGTCGGGCTGCTGGTGTTCGAGCACCCAGTCGGCGATGCCGTCGACGTCGGCGCCCAGCCATGCGCCGTTCGCGAGGGTGAAGGCGTTGATGCAGCAGTCGACCTCGCCGCCCCAGTACGGCAGGTCGTCGTACTCCCACCGGCTGTTCGCGTCGAGTCGTGCGGCGGTGTCGCCGAGGACCGCGGCGTCCAACCCCCACTCGCGCAGGGCGTTGAGCGACCAGGTCGTCGCGGTGTACGGCTGCCCGGGTCCCTCGGGCTCGGGTTCGGCGGGGAAGTACGCGCCGCCGGCCCACTGTCCGTCGGGGTCCTGGTGGGCGAGGAGTGCGGCGCCGAGGCCCTCGGTCGCGACCCGGGCGCGCGTGGCCTGCCAGGTCGGTGCCGGCGCGCCGACGATGTCCCGTTCCACCTGCCACCGCAGGGCCGGGTCCGAGTCGAGGAGCCAGTCGACCACCGTGTCGTCCATGGCGCGGACACTACGCCGGCCATGGCGCGCGGGCGCCTGCGCGCGGCCGGGTCCGCACAACGGGAGTCGATCGGAGCCGTGTGTTCCCGTGGTTCGCGCGCACTTCGGTTGTGCGCCACCGCGCCGAACCGCGCCAGCACCGCGCCGGGCGCCAGGCCCGCCGCGCCCGCGTCAGCCGACGTAGCGGTACGACGCCCCGTCGTCCGTCCGCACGAGCACGCCGAGGTCCACCGCGTCCCGCCGCACGATCGCGACGTCCTCGGCGAACATGGCGATCGCGGCGTTGAGCACCGGCTCGGGGACCGGCCTGCCCGTGCCGAGCCGCTCGAACACGAGCTCCACGATGCGCACGGACAGCGGGTGGCGCTGGTCGTCCGGCACCGGCATCCGGGCGATCCGGTCGAACTCGAGCAGCGCCGCCGGCCCCTGCAGCCGCTGGAGGTCCTGCGCCGTCCGCCCGAGCAGCGGCGTGTCCGGCCCCGCGTCGCCGAGCCAGTCGAACGCCGCGACCGCGAGCCTCGTGCGCTCGTCGAGGACTGCGCCGCCGACGATCGCGGACCGGAGCGACGGGCTCGCCAGCACCGCGACGGCCTGGCGAGCCCGTGCGACCGACTCGCGAAGGTGCATCAGAAGTACGTGATGCCGTGCGGCTCCCGCGGCGGGGTCAGCATCGCCCGCAGGAGTGCCGGCGCCGCCGGGTCCGCCGCGCGGAGGAGCCCGGCCGCCGCGAGCGTCGTCGGCGACACCGACCCGATGAGCAACGCACCGAGGTCCGCGACGTCGAGCTGGAGGTCGGACCCGGCCGCGTCGGCGGTCTTCGTCACGGTGCCCCGCGCCTCCTGGACGTCCAGCCGGTACGTGCCGGAGGCGAACCCGAGCGCATCCGTCACGGCGAGCGTCAGCGAACCGTCGACGGCGTACGGACGCGACGCGAGCACCCGCTCGACGTCGAGGACGCGCAGCCAGACGTGGTCCTCCTCGTGGTCGACGTCGTACGCGCGGTTGTCGCCGAGCGCGGCGACGATCGGGTCGTCGAGCCGCGACCGGTTGTACGTGACGACGTCGTTGAGGTCGATCGAGAGCAGGAACTCCCAGAGCGACAGGTAGGCGTCGTCGGTGGCGTAGACCAGGTCGACGACCTCGAGCGTGGTGTCGCCGTCGCGGCTCTCCTTGACGCGCCAGGTCACGTAGCCGTCGAGCTCGTCGGAGCCGTCCGGGCGGTGCACGGCTGCGCGGACGTCCTTCGCCTTCTCGCCGTCGCCGTTGCGCAGCCCGAACACGACGGGCCAGGTGCCGGCGTTGCGCACCATGGAGCCCGGCGTCCGCGCGTTGAACCGGTCGAAGACGGCACGGCCGGGGCCGCCGGCGAGCCACTCGGGCGTGACGACGCTGACGACGCCGGTGGTCGGTGCGAGGAGCGGGAGCGCACGCTCGCGGCGGACCCGGACGGCCCGCTCGCGGATCGCGCTGCCGAAGCCGAAGCGGCGGTAGATGGTGCCCTCGGACGCGGTCAGCGAGGCGACGGCGTAGCCCTCGGCGACACCGCGCGCGAGGGCGTGCGTCATCATCGCGCGGAGGATCCCGCGGCGGCGCTCGGTCGGTCGGACGGTCACGGCGGAGATCGCCTGGGTGTCGATCGACGAACCGTCGCCCCAGCTCAGCTCCTTGCCGAACCAGGCGAAGGTACCGGCCGGCCAGGTCTCGTCGACGGAGCCCGGTGCGGGTCGGCGGACGTACGCGCCGAGCCAGGTCTGGTCGTCCTCGATGAACTGCGCGACCATGCGCGCGGCCGCCTCGTCGCCGGGGTGCGGTTCGTGGAACCCGAGTCCGACGGCCTGCATCCAGGCCTCGGTCTCGGCGTTCGGTGCCCCCTGCTCGTCCGTCCCGGGCGCGAAGGCGCGCAGCTCGTAGCGGTCGTCGAATGCCTCGTTGCTCACGTTCCCGACCCTATCGGGGTCCGGTGACGGAACGACAGGCGCGACGAGCGGGCCAGGAGGCGCGGGTCGGCCCCGCCACGCGCCGCACGCGGGCTCGGGTCACGCCGTCGCGCGTCGGCTCACCTCGCGGCGCGGCGGGACGCCGATCGGGGCGGGTTCTTCCGGAGGTGCTCGCTGATCCGCCCGAGGATCCGGTCGAGCTCCGCGGCGTCCTCGTCCGTGATCGGTGCGAACAGCAGCCCGTGCACCGTGCCGATGTGCCCCGGGAACACCGCCGCGAGGACGGCTCTCCCGTCGTCGGTCAGCGACACCACGGTGCTGCGCTCGTCGTCCGGAGAGGGGCCGCGCGTGACGAGTCCGCGCTGCTCGAGCAACTGCGCCTGGTAGGTCAGCCCACTGCGGCTGTAGACCACCCCGTCGGCGAGGTCCGTCATCCGCAGGTGCCCGTCGGGGGAGTCCCCGAGTCGTGCCAGCAGCTGGAACTGCACGTACGACAGCCCGCCCACGTCCTTGAGCTGCTGCTCGACCGAGGGGCGCAGGAGCGCACTGACCTCGGTGAACGACAGGTAGGCGCGCAGTTGCGTCGGCGTCAGGGAGGAGGGGATTTCGGACATGATCCGATCCTACCTGTTGCTTCGAGTTCGAAGCAGTGTTACGGTTCCATCAATCGCTTCGAATTCGAAGCAAATGACGGAGGAGTCATCATGAAGGCAGTGCAGTTCCACGAGGTCGGCGGTCCCGAGGTCCTCACCTACGGCGACGTCGACCAGCCCACCCCCGGCCCGGGCGAGGTCCTCGTCCGGGTCTCGGCATCGGCGTACAACGCGGCGGACAACGGCATGCGCGCCGGCTTCCTGCCCATCCCGGTCGCCCTGCCCCACGTCCCCGGGTACGACGTCTCCGGAACGGTCGCGTCCCTCGGGGACGACGTCACGGACCTGGCGGTCGGTGACGCGGTGATCGGCTTCCTGCCGATGGAACGCGACGGCGGAGCGGCCGAGTACGTCGTCGCTCCGGCGGACGCGCTCGTCGCCGCCCCGGCGAGCATCCCGCTGGCGGACGCAGCTGCGCTGCCGTCGGTGGCGCTCACG
The sequence above is a segment of the Curtobacterium sp. BH-2-1-1 genome. Coding sequences within it:
- a CDS encoding ABC transporter ATP-binding protein, which encodes MSAPLLEVEGLHVAFGDAEPVVRDVSFTLTPGRVLALVGESGSGKSVSAMSVLGLLPPEARVTGSIRFRGTELVGASDDELRAVRGAGIGVVFQEPMNSFTPVLSIGTQIAEAITAHPTDLDRRGVSARTDELLRAAGLPDPQRIRKAYPHELSGGQLQRAMIAMALAGDPVALIADEPTTALDVTVQAGILDLLRTLGRERDLAVLLITHDMGVVADVADEVLVMRRGDPVEHGTVAEVFAHPDADYTRALLAAVPALEARPTSAPHAADGGTVASTAPADETETSRASRPLVAQLRDVAVRYARRGDPTVSGIDLTLRAGETLGLVGESGSGKSTIGRALAGLVPVVAGSVEVDGSDLRTARGARLRELRSRVGIVFQDPASSLNPRQTIGWSIAEPLLVHGTASAADRAERVRELLVAVQLDPSWAERFPHQLSGGQRQRVAVARALALRPALVIADEPTSALDVTVQAAVLDLLAALQQDFGFGMLLISHDLAVVRQLADEVVVLHDGRVVERGTTDAVLDDPQQDYTRMLLAAAPVADPARQAARREAWRAWEGVAS
- a CDS encoding ABC transporter permease is translated as MTANVVDRPVAAAANRSTGFRAVVRRVRQDRWAVASAVVIVVFVVVALAAPLIAAVTGQDPYGYHIDALNSFGAPRGVGGGISGEHWFGVEPLTGRDLFAIVTYGARTSLGIGIAATIVSIVIGVLVGVTTGFFGGWYDRVLSRVVDVIFGFPSLVFMIALTAIVPTSFPKPVLVVLVIGFFGWPSVARVVRGQTLSLVTRNYVVASTAMGAGRWHVIRTQLLPNLAATITVYATISIPSMIGAEAALSFLAVGVTPPTPSWGRSIGDAIGWVQTDPMYLVFPGLALFLITLAFNVLGDALRDALDPRRSNR
- a CDS encoding ABC transporter permease, with translation MTTFRFIAIRVLGAAVVLLVVAAITYALFMLLPTNPARAICDKPCTPDRLREVQAFLGTDKPWIAQFGAYLAGIFTGRAFGSGASVIHCAAPCFGYSFQLHDSVTNLILTRLPVTASIAVGAAVLWLVAGVAGGALSALRRGTYVDRTVMTIAVAGVSAPSYLVGLLAILLFGFVLGVLPTSGYVAFGDDPVGWFTHLVLPWCVLAFISAAIYARLTRGEMLESMSQDFVRTARAKGLRERQVVVRHGLRTAILPVVTLFGLDLGSLLGGAVITEKVFSMQGLGALLIDAVHTLDLQVVVGFTLFSALLIVTANVIVDVVYAFVDPRVRRRA
- a CDS encoding prenyltransferase/squalene oxidase repeat-containing protein, giving the protein MDDTVVDWLLDSDPALRWQVERDIVGAPAPTWQATRARVATEGLGAALLAHQDPDGQWAGGAYFPAEPEPEGPGQPYTATTWSLNALREWGLDAAVLGDTAARLDANSRWEYDDLPYWGGEVDCCINAFTLANGAWLGADVDGIADWVLEHQQPDGGWNCEWVEGSTVSSFHSTLNVLEGLLQHEVLTDGRHPRAAELRDARHRGADYLLDRRLLHRKSDGALVGPWATEFAYPFRWRYSVLRATDHLRAAALRDEAAPDPRAAEAIEVVRAARGADRRWLQGVRPPGRQWFEVDVPAGEPSRWLTLVGTRVLRWWDGV
- a CDS encoding DUF2087 domain-containing protein; the protein is MHLRESVARARQAVAVLASPSLRSAIVGGAVLDERTRLAVAAFDWLGDAGPDTPLLGRTAQDLQRLQGPAALLEFDRIARMPVPDDQRHPLSVRIVELVFERLGTGRPVPEPVLNAAIAMFAEDVAIVRRDAVDLGVLVRTDDGASYRYVG
- a CDS encoding GNAT family N-acetyltransferase codes for the protein MSNEAFDDRYELRAFAPGTDEQGAPNAETEAWMQAVGLGFHEPHPGDEAAARMVAQFIEDDQTWLGAYVRRPAPGSVDETWPAGTFAWFGKELSWGDGSSIDTQAISAVTVRPTERRRGILRAMMTHALARGVAEGYAVASLTASEGTIYRRFGFGSAIRERAVRVRRERALPLLAPTTGVVSVVTPEWLAGGPGRAVFDRFNARTPGSMVRNAGTWPVVFGLRNGDGEKAKDVRAAVHRPDGSDELDGYVTWRVKESRDGDTTLEVVDLVYATDDAYLSLWEFLLSIDLNDVVTYNRSRLDDPIVAALGDNRAYDVDHEEDHVWLRVLDVERVLASRPYAVDGSLTLAVTDALGFASGTYRLDVQEARGTVTKTADAAGSDLQLDVADLGALLIGSVSPTTLAAAGLLRAADPAAPALLRAMLTPPREPHGITYF
- a CDS encoding MarR family winged helix-turn-helix transcriptional regulator, yielding MSEIPSSLTPTQLRAYLSFTEVSALLRPSVEQQLKDVGGLSYVQFQLLARLGDSPDGHLRMTDLADGVVYSRSGLTYQAQLLEQRGLVTRGPSPDDERSTVVSLTDDGRAVLAAVFPGHIGTVHGLLFAPITDEDAAELDRILGRISEHLRKNPPRSASRRAAR